In one Heterodontus francisci isolate sHetFra1 chromosome 18, sHetFra1.hap1, whole genome shotgun sequence genomic region, the following are encoded:
- the zcrb1 gene encoding zinc finger CCHC-type and RNA-binding motif-containing protein 1 has product MSGGLAPSKSTVYVSNLPFSLTNSDLHKIFSKYGTVVKVTVLRDKDSRKSKGVAFVLFLDRESAYNCTRALNNKQLFGRTVKASIAVDNGRASEFIRRRNYTDKSRCYECGDYGHLSYACPKNMLGEREPPKKREKKKKKKISEPEEMMFLHFQ; this is encoded by the exons ATGAGTGGTGGACTGGCACCAAGCAAAAGCACCGTATATGTATCCAATTTGCCATTTTCACTGACAAACAGTGATCTGCACAAG ATTTTTTCCAAGTATGGCACAGTTGTCAA AGTTACAGTATTGAGGGACAAAGATTCTAGAAAAAGCAAAGGTGTGGCATTTGTTCTGTTTCTGGATAGAGAATCAGCATATAACTGTACCAGGGCGCTGAACAACAAGCAA TTGTTTGGCAGAACAGTGAAGGCGAGTATTGCAGTTGACAACGGAAGAGCATCCGAATTCATCAGAAGGCGCAATTACACTGACAAATCCAGATGTTATGAATGTGGA GATTATGGCCATTTGAGCTATGCTTGCCCAAAAAACATGCTTGGAGAGCGAGAACCCcccaaaaagagagagaaaaagaaaaagaaaaaaatcagtGAACCAGAAGAAAT GATGTTTCTACATTtccagtga